The following is a genomic window from Roseitalea porphyridii.
GAACCGGCCACGAACTCGGCGACGACGGCGCCGATCAGCGCAAGCCCGCCGGCGATCTTCAGCCCGCCCAGGAAATAGGGCATCGAGGCCGGCAGCCGCAGGTGCCAAAGCGTCTGCCAGCGGCTCGCGCCGTTCATCTTGAACAGGTCGAGCAGGTTGCGGTCGACCGAATTGAGCCCGAGCGTGGTGTTCGACAGGATCGGGAAGAAGGCGACGATCCAGGCGCACAGCAGCAGCTTGGCCGTCTGGTTCTCCACATAGATGTTGATCAGCGGGAAGATCGCGACGATCGGCGTGACCTGCAGGATCACCGCGAACGGAAAAAAGCTCATCTCGACCCATTTGGACTGGGTGAAGAGCACCGCCAGCCCCACCCCGCCGAGGACCGCCAGCAGCAGCGACAGGAAGGTGATCTTCAGCGTCACCCACAGCGAGGAGAACAGGAGCGGCGCGTCGGCGACAAGCGTCTCAAGCACGACGCCCGGCCGCGGCAGGATGAAGTGCGGAATGTCGTTCCACACGCAGATCCGGTCCCACAGCCAGATCGCCGTGACCATGATCAGCAAGGGCAGCGCCCAGCGGCCGATCCGCTCAAAGCGCCGCTGCCGCTGCCGCGCCAGTTCCTCGGCATCGGCCCGTTCGAGCGGCGCCGGCCTGCGTTCCGCCCCCGCTTCAATGGTGGACATCGGCACCCTCCCCGGCCTCAACGCCCATCGCCGCCCGCAGCATGGCCGAGGCCTTGCGGATCAGGTGAGTGTAGCGATCGGACGTGCGGAACGCCTCGTCGCGGGGATAGGGCGCGTCGACCTCCATCTCGTCGAAGACCTGGCCCGGCTTGGCCGACATCACGATCAGCCGGTTGGACAGGAACACGCTCTCGAACACCGAATGGGTCACGAAGATGACCGTGAAGCGCTCGGCTTCCCACAGTTCGAGCAGGTCGTTGTTGAGCCTGGATCGCGTGATCTCGTCGAGCGCGGCGAACGGCTCGTCCATAAGCAGGACGCGCGGCCGCGTCACCAGCGCCCGGGCGATCGAGGTCCGCATCTTCATGCCGCCCGACAGTTCGCGCGGCACCGCGTCCTCGAACCCGGTCAGGTGCACCTGCTCGAGCACGGCGGCGATCCGCTCGCGCGCCGCATCGCGCGCCACACCCTGCAACCTCAGCGGCAGCCAGACATTGTCGAACACGCTGGCCCACGGCATCAGCGTCGGTTCCTGGAAGACGAACCCGATATCGGCCTTGCCCATCGGCGGTCCGCGCCAGTCGATCAGCCCGGAACTGGGCGTCGAAAGCCCCGCGATCAGTCTCAGCGCGGTCGACTTGCCGCAGCCGGACGGGCCCAGCAGCGACAGGAAATCCCCCTGCCTGATCGTCATGTCGACGTCGCGCAGCGCAACGACATCGTTGCCGAATGTCTTGCCGACCGCGCGCAGCACCAGTTGCGGCGCGCCGGTCCGTTGCGTCTCAGGAAGGGCCGCGCTCACCGCGCGCCGCCCCTGTCACTACTGCTTGAGGTCAAGCCCCAACCCCTGGTTCACATAGTCGAGCGTGTAGGCCTTGGAGATGTCGAGCCCTTCGGAGGCGACACCGGCGGCGACCATCTTGTCATAGAAGCTCTGGATTCGCTCGGCCGTCATCCCGCCGATGCCCAGTTCCTCGGTGTCGCCGGAATCGACGATGCCATACTCCTTGAGCTTGTTGATCGAAAAGGCGATCTGCTCGTCGGTCATGTCGGGATTGTCGGCCTGGATCAACTCGTTGGCGGCGCTGTTGTCGCCATAAAGGTAGTTGTACCAGCCAAGGATCGAGCCCTCCACGAAGCATTTGACCGCCTCGGGCCGCTCGTCGATCGTCTCCTGCATCACCTCGATCGTCGTCGAATAGGTGTCGAAACCGTAGTCGGCGACGAGGAACAGGTTCGGCACGAAGCCGCCCTCGCGCTCGACCGCGAACGGCTCGGAAGTGATGTAGCCCTGTTGCACCGAACGCGGATTGGCGATGAACGGCGCGGGGTTGAATGTGTAGGGCACGCGCTTGGAGGCGTCGAAGCCGAACTCGGTGATCATCCACTGATAATAGCTCTGGAAGCCCTGATCGCCCAAAATGAACTCCTCGGCCTCCTTCAGGCTCTCCCACGTGTCGAGGCCCTGGTCGGGGTGGGTCATCAGGACCTGCGGCTCCTTCTGGAACGAGGCCGCAACGACCACCACCGGAATGTCCTGCTCGACCGCCGAGAACGCCTCGAGCAGATTGCCGCCCATGTGCGCGTCGATCCGCCCGGCCAGCATCAGGGCCCGGTTGTTGACCTGCGGGCCGCCCTGCTGGATTTCCACCTCGAGCCCGCATGCCTCATAGGTGCCGTCGGCGACCGACTGGTAGAAGCCGCCATGCTCGGGCTGCGCCAGCCAGTTGGTGCCGAATATGAACGGTTCGGCGTGCGCGCCGGCGGCGGGAAGGACCATCATGGTGGAGGCCAGAAGGATGCGTTTCATCGATGACACCTCGTCAGTTTCGCCGGCCGGTTGCCGCCGGCCTCATGGTTGACCGATATGGTCCGTGATGCAAGCGACGTGCCATTAGACGGCCGCGACGATCTTACCGCCGCGCCGGCTTGCCAACCGGTCCGGCTTTTGCATGATCGCACGCGACCCGGATCGGATATGCCATGCTCGTTCATCACACGCCCGCGACCATCCACCCGCCCTTCGCCCGCTACAGCCATGCCGTCGAGGTGCCGCCCGGCGCTCGCCTCCTGTTCTGCTCGGGCCAGCTCGGCATCGCGCCGGACGCCGACATCCCCGCCGGCACCGAGGCGCAGACCCGGCTTTGCTTCGCCAACATTGACGCGATCCTCGGCGACGCCGGCATGGGGTTCGAGCACATCGTGCGCATCAATGCCTTCGTCACCGGTCGCGAGCATCTGGCGCCTTATATGAAGGTCCGCGACGAGCTGTTTGGCGAAAGCCCGCCGGCCTCGACGCTGATGATCGTGTCGGGCTTTGCGCGCGAGGCATTCACCGTCGAGATCGAGGCGATCGCCGCCGCGCCGGCCGGAGATGCATCATGACCCGCAGGCGCTGGTGGGGCGACTTCACCGCCCGGCAGTTCGAGAACCTCGATCCCGAGGCGACCATCGCCGTGCTGCCGGTCGCGGCGACCGAGCAGCACGGGCCGCACCTGCCCGTCGCCACCGATTATGCGATCATGGAAGGCATGCTGGAAACGCTGTTCCCCCTGCTGCCGGCCGAACTCGATGTGCGCTTCCTGCCGATCCAGTGCGTCGGCAAGTCCAACGAGCATATCCGCGTTCCGGGCACGCTGACCATCGGCGCCACCACGCTGATCGACCATTGGAGTGACCTTGGCGATTCGATCGCCCGCGCCGGCATCCGCAAGCTGGTCTTCCTCAACTCGCATGGCGGCAACGAGGAGATCATGGGCATCGTCGCCCGCGAGATGCGCGTGCGCCACGACATGCTGGCGATCAAGACGAGCTGGATGCGCTTCGGCCTGCCCGAGGGGCTCTATTCGGAGACCGAGCGCCAATTCGGCATCCATGGCGGCGATGTCGAGACCTCGCTGATGCTGCATTTCCGCCCCGAGACGGTCGACCTCAAGCGGGTCATGGACTTCCCATCGACCACCGTCGACGCGCGGGCCAGGTTCGGCCATATCGCGCCGCAGGGCACCCACGCCTGGGCCTGGATCGCCGGCGATCTCAATCCCGAGGGCGTGGTCGGCGAGGCCGGCCGGGCGAGCGCGGAAAAAGGCGAGGCGACGGCCCGCTACCAGGCCGAGGGCATGGCCGCGCTGCTCGGCGAAGTGCGCGAAGCCTCGCTGGCGGACTGGCTTGGCGGCTGACCAAACGCACGGCAGATGACGCCCAAAATTTGAGCAGTGCCGCATCGCTTTGCAGCCTTCCCCGGCGCGGTTTTCGGTTCTAGCATGGGTGAAAACGACGATCGGGGAAGCGCATGCAACTGACGCCGCGCGAAAAGGACAAGCTTCTGGTGGCGATGGCCGCCGAGGTGGCGCGCAAGCGGCTGGCGCGCGGCGTGAAACTCAACCATCCCGAAGCGATCGCGCTGATCACCGAGTTCGTCGTCGAGGGCGCCCGCGACGGCCGAACCGTCGCCGACCTGATGGACGCCGGCGCTCATGTGATCACCCGCGAACAGGTCATGGAGGGCGTGCCCGAGATGATTCACGACATCCAGGTCGAGGCGACCTTTCCCGACGGCACCAAGCTGGTGACCGTGCACGAGCCGATCAGGTGAGCCGATGATCGCCCCGTCAGCCGACCCGAACGCCAACGCCCGGCTGATCAGCGAGGCGGCGCTCTTCGCGGCCCATGCACACGGCAACCAGACCCGCACGGACAGGGGCGATCCGTATCTGGTCCATCTCGCGGAGGTCGCCGCCATGTGCGCGATGCTCGAACCGTTCGATCCCGTGCTCGTCGCCGCGGCATGGCTGCACGACACGGTCGAGGACACCGGCGTGCGCGAACCCATCCTCCGCGAGCGGTTCGGCGGCGAGATCGCCGATCTGGTCATGGACGTCACCGATCCGCCGGACCTGAAGGGCGATGCGCGGCGCCAGCGCCAGGTCGACCACACGCGCGATGCGGGCGACCGGGTCAAGCGGCTCAAGCTGGCCGACAAGACCTCGAACGTCGAGGAACTCCTCGACCTGCCGCACGAAGCGTTCGACGCCGGGGCCAACGCCGGCTACCTTCACTGGGCGCGCAAGGTCGTCGATGTCTGCCGCGGCCTCGAACCACGGCTCGAAGCCCGCTTCGACCGTTCGGCGGCGCGGCTGGAAGCGGAGATCGAGGCGGCACGCAAACGGGAGAGCGGATCATGATCCCCGGCGAGATCATAACGCCCGACACCGAGATCGAACTCAATGCCGGCCAGCAGACGATCACGCTGACCGTCGCCAACACCGGCGACCGTCCGGTGCAGGTCGGCTCGCACTATCATTTCCATGAGACCAACCCGGCGCTCGACTTCGACCGGGAGGCCGCGCGCGGCTTCCGGCTCGACATACCGGCCGGCACGGCGGTCCGCTTCGAACCGGGCCAGAGCCGCGATGTCACGCTCATCCATATCGGCGGAAACCACGAAATCTACGGCTTCAGGAAGATGGTGATGGGGAGTCTCTAGCAACCGGGGACAGAACAAGGGAGAACGATCATGTGCGATGCCTGTGTCATCAACGCGGTCAAGGACCGCATGCTTTCGAGGCGCAATTTCTTCACTGCGACGGCGGGCGCCGGGGCGGCGGCGACGTTTGCGGCGACGGCCGCGCGGCCGGTGCTGGCGCACGAGGCGACCAGCGTCACCGACATGACGCATGAACTCAGCGAAGACTTTCCGACCTTCGGCGGAACGCCGGGGATCGCCTACGACAAGGCCTTCGATATCGGCTCTGATGGCTACAATCTCTACAATCTGACGATCAACGAGCACACCGGCACCCACATCGACGCGCCGCTGCACTTCTCCGAGGACGGCCAGTCGGTGGCCGAGATCCCGGTGGAGAACCTGGTCTGCCCGCTCTGCGTGATCCACATCCATGAGCGCGCCGCCGACAATCCCGACGCCCAGGTCACGCCCGACGACATCAGGGCCTGGATCGACGCCAACGGCCCGATCCCGGACGGCGCATGCGTCGCGATGCATTCGGGCTGGGATGCCAAGACCGGCTCGGACGCGTTCAGGGGCGCCGACGCGGACGGCACGCTGCATTTCCCGGGCTTTCACGTGGAAGCGACGGACATGCTGATGGAGGAGACCGGCGCGGTCGCCATCGCCGTCGACACGCTGTCGCTCGACCACGGCCCCTCGCCCGACTTCGCCGTGCATTACTCGTGGCTGCCGTCCGGCCGCTACGGCATCGAGGCCATCGCCGGATTGACCCAGGTGCCGGTGGCCGGTGCCACGCTTATCGTCGGCGCGCCCAAGACGCGCGGCGGCACCGGCGGGCCCGCGCGCATCTTCGCGATGGCCTGATGGCGACCGTACCGCTGATCACCGACGAGATGGCCGGCGCCGAGGTGCTGGCCGTCTTCGACGACATCCGCGCCACGCGCGGCACCGACTTCATCAACAATTTCTGGCGCGCGCTGGCGCACGATCCCGCCCAGCTCAGGCGGACATGGGAGGAGGTCAAGCAGGTCATGGGCGCCCCCGGCGCGCTCGACCCGCTGACGCGCGAGATGATCTACATCGCCGTGTCGACCGCCAACGCCTGCGCCTATTGCGTCCACTCCCACACCGCCGCCGCGCGCGGCAAGGGCATGACCGACGCCCAGCACGCCGAACTGGTCTCGATCATCGCGCTGGCCGGCAAGACCAATCATCTGGCCAACGCGCTGCAGATCCCCGTCGATCCGGAGTTCGATCCTTCCGGCTCAATTCGTTCCACCAATTGAAGAGATTGTGACAAATGGAAAGTGGGGCCTCTGGGTTAATCAATCTCGGCCTCACAGAGGCCATCTCAGCTCTTGCGTTTGAACCCTGGGTA
Proteins encoded in this region:
- a CDS encoding ABC transporter permease, whose protein sequence is MSTIEAGAERRPAPLERADAEELARQRQRRFERIGRWALPLLIMVTAIWLWDRICVWNDIPHFILPRPGVVLETLVADAPLLFSSLWVTLKITFLSLLLAVLGGVGLAVLFTQSKWVEMSFFPFAVILQVTPIVAIFPLINIYVENQTAKLLLCAWIVAFFPILSNTTLGLNSVDRNLLDLFKMNGASRWQTLWHLRLPASMPYFLGGLKIAGGLALIGAVVAEFVAGSAGQSTGLASRIIEAGYRLNAPRLFAALILISFTGIVIFLALSWLSNRILRRWHESALVGEH
- a CDS encoding ABC transporter ATP-binding protein; translated protein: MSAALPETQRTGAPQLVLRAVGKTFGNDVVALRDVDMTIRQGDFLSLLGPSGCGKSTALRLIAGLSTPSSGLIDWRGPPMGKADIGFVFQEPTLMPWASVFDNVWLPLRLQGVARDAARERIAAVLEQVHLTGFEDAVPRELSGGMKMRTSIARALVTRPRVLLMDEPFAALDEITRSRLNNDLLELWEAERFTVIFVTHSVFESVFLSNRLIVMSAKPGQVFDEMEVDAPYPRDEAFRTSDRYTHLIRKASAMLRAAMGVEAGEGADVHH
- a CDS encoding ABC transporter substrate-binding protein; amino-acid sequence: MKRILLASTMMVLPAAGAHAEPFIFGTNWLAQPEHGGFYQSVADGTYEACGLEVEIQQGGPQVNNRALMLAGRIDAHMGGNLLEAFSAVEQDIPVVVVAASFQKEPQVLMTHPDQGLDTWESLKEAEEFILGDQGFQSYYQWMITEFGFDASKRVPYTFNPAPFIANPRSVQQGYITSEPFAVEREGGFVPNLFLVADYGFDTYSTTIEVMQETIDERPEAVKCFVEGSILGWYNYLYGDNSAANELIQADNPDMTDEQIAFSINKLKEYGIVDSGDTEELGIGGMTAERIQSFYDKMVAAGVASEGLDISKAYTLDYVNQGLGLDLKQ
- a CDS encoding RidA family protein, producing MLVHHTPATIHPPFARYSHAVEVPPGARLLFCSGQLGIAPDADIPAGTEAQTRLCFANIDAILGDAGMGFEHIVRINAFVTGREHLAPYMKVRDELFGESPPASTLMIVSGFAREAFTVEIEAIAAAPAGDAS
- a CDS encoding creatininase family protein, producing the protein MTRRRWWGDFTARQFENLDPEATIAVLPVAATEQHGPHLPVATDYAIMEGMLETLFPLLPAELDVRFLPIQCVGKSNEHIRVPGTLTIGATTLIDHWSDLGDSIARAGIRKLVFLNSHGGNEEIMGIVAREMRVRHDMLAIKTSWMRFGLPEGLYSETERQFGIHGGDVETSLMLHFRPETVDLKRVMDFPSTTVDARARFGHIAPQGTHAWAWIAGDLNPEGVVGEAGRASAEKGEATARYQAEGMAALLGEVREASLADWLGG
- a CDS encoding urease subunit gamma translates to MQLTPREKDKLLVAMAAEVARKRLARGVKLNHPEAIALITEFVVEGARDGRTVADLMDAGAHVITREQVMEGVPEMIHDIQVEATFPDGTKLVTVHEPIR
- a CDS encoding HD domain-containing protein, with protein sequence MIAPSADPNANARLISEAALFAAHAHGNQTRTDRGDPYLVHLAEVAAMCAMLEPFDPVLVAAAWLHDTVEDTGVREPILRERFGGEIADLVMDVTDPPDLKGDARRQRQVDHTRDAGDRVKRLKLADKTSNVEELLDLPHEAFDAGANAGYLHWARKVVDVCRGLEPRLEARFDRSAARLEAEIEAARKRESGS
- a CDS encoding urease subunit beta — encoded protein: MIPGEIITPDTEIELNAGQQTITLTVANTGDRPVQVGSHYHFHETNPALDFDREAARGFRLDIPAGTAVRFEPGQSRDVTLIHIGGNHEIYGFRKMVMGSL
- a CDS encoding cyclase family protein, whose translation is MCDACVINAVKDRMLSRRNFFTATAGAGAAATFAATAARPVLAHEATSVTDMTHELSEDFPTFGGTPGIAYDKAFDIGSDGYNLYNLTINEHTGTHIDAPLHFSEDGQSVAEIPVENLVCPLCVIHIHERAADNPDAQVTPDDIRAWIDANGPIPDGACVAMHSGWDAKTGSDAFRGADADGTLHFPGFHVEATDMLMEETGAVAIAVDTLSLDHGPSPDFAVHYSWLPSGRYGIEAIAGLTQVPVAGATLIVGAPKTRGGTGGPARIFAMA
- a CDS encoding carboxymuconolactone decarboxylase family protein; amino-acid sequence: MATVPLITDEMAGAEVLAVFDDIRATRGTDFINNFWRALAHDPAQLRRTWEEVKQVMGAPGALDPLTREMIYIAVSTANACAYCVHSHTAAARGKGMTDAQHAELVSIIALAGKTNHLANALQIPVDPEFDPSGSIRSTN